In one Sporomusa sphaeroides DSM 2875 genomic region, the following are encoded:
- a CDS encoding MFS transporter: protein MNIDRMNPAVVKEPLWTRAFIYLAVSNALLASGFHMLIPTLPLFIAGFGGTDAQIGLIMGSFTFSAVLIRFYTVQGINRLGKTNFLLWGIVICMIAIAGYYWATNVALSLSTRILHGVGFGIATTMYATIVSDIIPGSRRGEGMGYFGLGSTLLMALAPAIGVWVVDSYGFAVLFAVAAASQVLAFVWTQASRMPAALVSHAEAGSPGMGRLIERQAIFPAVLSLLLGICIGGVLSFVTLLAREVHVANAGYFFLVATSNVFLARLVTGRIFDQKGPAWVIIPGAVVLFLGLMILSKVSSPDAFLWAAACYGLGTGSMFPALQTWMINMVTPERRSIANATFFNALDTGVGGGAIVLGILAGQSGYQSIYFYSANVVVCFIVLYILYLVRQTYGRSTLKP, encoded by the coding sequence GTGAACATAGACAGAATGAATCCGGCAGTAGTAAAAGAACCGTTATGGACCAGGGCATTTATCTATCTGGCAGTTTCTAATGCGTTATTGGCTTCAGGCTTTCACATGCTGATACCGACCCTGCCGCTGTTTATCGCCGGTTTTGGGGGAACAGACGCGCAAATCGGGCTGATTATGGGGAGCTTCACTTTTTCCGCCGTATTGATTCGCTTTTATACAGTGCAGGGAATTAACAGGCTGGGAAAAACGAATTTTTTGCTATGGGGTATTGTTATTTGCATGATTGCGATAGCTGGTTATTATTGGGCGACAAATGTAGCCCTGTCATTATCAACACGGATACTTCACGGGGTAGGCTTCGGCATTGCGACGACGATGTACGCCACCATAGTATCTGATATTATTCCCGGCTCGCGCCGAGGGGAAGGGATGGGGTATTTCGGGCTTGGCAGTACCCTGCTCATGGCGTTGGCGCCGGCTATCGGCGTATGGGTGGTGGACAGTTACGGTTTCGCTGTTTTGTTTGCCGTTGCCGCGGCAAGCCAGGTGCTGGCGTTTGTGTGGACGCAGGCTTCACGTATGCCTGCCGCTCTGGTTAGCCATGCTGAGGCAGGCAGCCCGGGAATGGGCCGGCTTATTGAGCGGCAAGCGATTTTTCCTGCAGTTCTCAGCCTGCTGCTGGGCATTTGTATCGGCGGGGTGTTAAGTTTTGTGACATTACTGGCAAGGGAGGTGCATGTTGCTAACGCCGGGTATTTCTTCCTGGTAGCTACCTCGAATGTATTTTTAGCGCGCCTGGTAACAGGCCGGATTTTTGATCAAAAAGGTCCTGCCTGGGTCATTATTCCCGGAGCGGTAGTTTTGTTTCTGGGTTTAATGATCTTGTCAAAGGTTTCGTCCCCGGACGCGTTTTTATGGGCGGCAGCCTGCTACGGTCTGGGTACCGGCTCAATGTTTCCGGCATTACAGACCTGGATGATCAACATGGTAACGCCGGAGAGGCGCAGTATTGCCAACGCCACTTTTTTTAACGCGCTGGATACGGGTGTTGGCGGGGGGGCTATTGTGCTTGGCATTTTGGCCGGACAATCGGGTTATCAATCGATATATTTTTATTCTGCCAATGTTGTTGTCTGTTTTATTGTATTATATATACTATATTTAGTTAGACAAACTTATGGCCGGTCTACGCTAAAACCCTAA
- a CDS encoding ABC transporter substrate-binding protein: MKKVTIILLVAMLALALTGCTGNKTEDTSPKHSQLQGLTIGLMPDVDSIPFIIAQEKGYFKEEGLTVTLKSFKSAMERDSALQSGNLDGTISDMLAEAFAKAGGFDTVITSLTTGSYKMVVNKNETVASIKDLQGKDVAVSKNTVIEYVTDKIADESGLPANGINKVVIPQIPARLEMLQNGKIAAATLPEPLASVAIKNGGKLVNSSDRLGINPGVLLFTAKAVNGKEQEIHAMYRAYNKAVDYLAKEPLENYIDLVIAKGGFPQDVKGALVLPQYKKAVAPDPKDIDAVMTWLQARQLIKNKYSYSELVDTRFVR, encoded by the coding sequence ATGAAAAAGGTTACAATTATCCTGCTTGTTGCCATGCTGGCGCTTGCCCTGACAGGCTGCACCGGCAACAAAACAGAAGATACTTCCCCCAAGCACTCTCAGTTGCAGGGCCTTACCATCGGGCTTATGCCTGATGTAGATTCCATTCCCTTTATCATTGCTCAGGAAAAAGGCTATTTTAAGGAAGAAGGTTTAACAGTAACCCTTAAATCCTTTAAAAGTGCAATGGAACGGGACAGCGCCCTGCAGAGCGGCAACTTAGACGGGACTATCTCAGATATGCTGGCCGAGGCTTTTGCCAAAGCCGGGGGATTTGATACTGTAATTACTTCATTAACAACCGGCAGCTATAAAATGGTTGTTAACAAAAATGAAACAGTTGCCTCCATTAAGGATTTGCAGGGCAAGGATGTGGCTGTTTCCAAAAACACCGTTATTGAATATGTAACAGACAAAATTGCCGATGAAAGTGGTTTGCCTGCTAATGGCATCAACAAAGTGGTTATTCCGCAGATTCCCGCACGCCTGGAAATGCTGCAAAATGGCAAGATTGCCGCCGCTACTTTGCCGGAGCCGCTGGCAAGTGTCGCCATAAAAAATGGCGGTAAGCTGGTAAACTCCTCCGACAGGCTGGGGATAAATCCCGGCGTATTACTCTTTACGGCTAAGGCTGTTAATGGCAAAGAGCAGGAAATTCATGCTATGTACCGGGCTTATAATAAAGCTGTCGACTACTTAGCCAAGGAACCGCTGGAGAATTATATCGATTTGGTTATTGCCAAAGGCGGTTTCCCCCAGGATGTCAAAGGTGCGCTTGTTTTGCCTCAGTATAAAAAAGCTGTTGCTCCCGACCCCAAGGACATTGATGCTGTGATGACCTGGCTGCAGGCCAGACAGCTTATTAAGAACAAGTATTCTTATTCCGAGTTGGTCGACACCCGTTTTGTCAGGTAG
- a CDS encoding ABC transporter ATP-binding protein, with the protein MIRIKNLSVAYEDRNSNNMALKDITLELAAGETCAIIGPSGCGKSTLLKVLAGIIKKFEGTVEINGQAVRPQKQKIGFIPQNYGLLPWKTIYENIRLGVKIKNKQASDNRQNQAAMVQLLGLDGLEHRYPGELSGGQQQRVALARAFLLQPDLLLMDEPFSALDAMTREEIQNVFLQVWRKHSVSTILVTHHVEEAVYLGRKIVILSATPGRVSKIIDNPLFGIEGVRNQQDFFRLSIELRKMIKEDWSK; encoded by the coding sequence ATGATCAGGATAAAAAACCTAAGTGTCGCCTATGAAGACCGCAACTCCAACAATATGGCGCTTAAAGACATTACACTGGAGCTTGCTGCCGGCGAAACCTGCGCAATCATTGGCCCTTCCGGCTGTGGCAAATCAACGTTGTTAAAGGTACTGGCCGGGATTATTAAAAAATTTGAGGGAACTGTCGAAATTAACGGGCAAGCCGTTAGACCGCAAAAGCAAAAGATTGGCTTCATTCCCCAAAATTACGGACTGCTGCCCTGGAAAACCATTTATGAGAATATACGCCTGGGCGTAAAAATAAAAAACAAACAAGCCAGTGATAACAGGCAAAACCAGGCAGCTATGGTTCAATTGCTGGGACTGGACGGCCTGGAGCATCGTTATCCCGGCGAATTGAGCGGCGGTCAGCAGCAGCGGGTTGCTTTGGCCCGTGCCTTTCTTTTGCAGCCCGATCTATTACTGATGGATGAACCCTTTTCGGCGTTGGACGCCATGACCAGGGAGGAAATCCAAAATGTGTTTTTGCAGGTCTGGCGTAAGCATTCTGTTTCCACTATTCTTGTCACCCATCATGTGGAAGAAGCGGTGTATTTGGGGCGGAAAATCGTTATTTTGTCAGCCACTCCCGGGAGGGTCAGTAAAATCATTGACAATCCGTTATTCGGAATAGAAGGGGTTCGCAACCAGCAGGATTTTTTCCGGCTTAGTATTGAATTACGCAAGATGATAAAAGAGGATTGGTCAAAGTGA
- a CDS encoding ABC transporter permease: MRKKGPGVWYLYGTVIFFVLWQAAAYWVALPIIPPPAAVMANFIEIFVSQIAVHGFYSLWRILAGVFFAVLIGIPLGLCMGYFSGWDKLFSPLVYLTYPIPKIALLPVVMLVFGLGEMSKILMIFLIIVFQVIVAVRDGVKSIPKETYYPLYSLGAGFPDIVRDILIPASMPKFLTALRVAMATAISVLFFTETFGTQYGMGYFIMDAWLRVNYLEMYSGIVALSSIGLTLFSTIDYLERKLCKWQYQ, encoded by the coding sequence GTGAGGAAAAAGGGACCGGGAGTTTGGTACCTGTACGGAACCGTGATTTTTTTTGTATTGTGGCAGGCGGCAGCCTACTGGGTAGCTTTGCCGATTATTCCGCCGCCGGCGGCGGTAATGGCTAATTTCATCGAAATTTTTGTATCGCAAATTGCTGTCCACGGTTTTTACAGTCTATGGCGTATTCTTGCCGGAGTTTTTTTTGCCGTACTTATTGGTATCCCGCTGGGACTCTGTATGGGGTATTTCTCCGGTTGGGACAAGCTATTTTCGCCGTTAGTGTATTTAACCTATCCCATTCCGAAGATTGCGCTGCTGCCTGTTGTGATGCTGGTGTTTGGCCTGGGGGAAATGTCCAAGATACTGATGATATTTCTGATTATCGTTTTCCAGGTCATTGTGGCGGTGAGGGATGGCGTTAAAAGCATTCCCAAGGAAACCTATTACCCCTTATATTCTTTGGGAGCCGGGTTCCCGGATATTGTCCGTGACATTCTCATTCCTGCTTCTATGCCCAAGTTTTTAACCGCGCTGCGGGTGGCTATGGCGACCGCTATATCGGTGTTATTTTTTACAGAAACCTTTGGCACACAGTATGGAATGGGGTATTTTATCATGGACGCCTGGCTGCGGGTCAACTACCTGGAAATGTATTCAGGGATTGTTGCCTTAAGCAGCATTGGGCTGACCTTGTTTAGCACCATTGATTATCTGGAAAGAAAGCTGTGCAAATGGCAGTATCAATAG